A window of Candidatus Aquicultor sp. contains these coding sequences:
- the fliN gene encoding flagellar motor switch protein FliN, which yields MPRKKAEPAVEDVPQAGLELTDIEKSAIGEICDLITSSVLQMFSEKLDAPVSMGVSEVEVVGLGSLPTKIETPALLVQLNCASALQGQFFLFISGNGLPVIFDLAVPEEAKAVGADDEVILENLRNMINGAVAQAMTAFAESMGHQIDCSTVDTIVLQDESGFSSVGFLYPEGNLLSVATTLTLPESTVNTGYLLPVSLSSQIIELLLNEQTPAVSEVAESMPLEEAMSLAMADNEPAAPLDIPQDMYVPPISAPAPDMQMATFGAILESPGTRTIGGTNNNISLLLDVMLDASIELGKTTMTIEEILRLGKGSVIELDKLASEPVEFLVNGKVIARGEVVVIDDNFGIRITEILSPRERLENL from the coding sequence ATGCCACGAAAAAAAGCAGAACCAGCTGTTGAAGATGTACCGCAAGCAGGGTTAGAACTCACGGATATAGAAAAGAGCGCTATCGGTGAGATCTGTGATCTTATCACGTCGTCGGTCTTGCAAATGTTTAGCGAAAAACTGGACGCTCCTGTTAGTATGGGTGTTTCAGAGGTGGAAGTGGTCGGCCTCGGATCGCTTCCAACCAAAATTGAAACACCGGCTCTACTAGTACAACTTAACTGTGCATCGGCGCTACAGGGTCAATTCTTTCTTTTTATTAGCGGTAATGGGTTGCCCGTGATATTCGACCTTGCTGTGCCGGAAGAAGCCAAAGCAGTCGGTGCGGATGATGAGGTAATTCTCGAAAACCTTCGGAATATGATTAATGGCGCGGTTGCCCAGGCAATGACAGCGTTTGCTGAGAGCATGGGGCATCAAATTGACTGTTCCACGGTCGATACAATCGTGTTACAAGATGAATCCGGGTTCTCCAGCGTAGGGTTTTTGTATCCTGAGGGTAATTTGCTTAGCGTTGCGACGACTCTCACGCTGCCGGAAAGCACAGTAAACACAGGTTACCTGTTGCCGGTTAGCCTCAGCAGCCAGATCATAGAGCTTCTCCTTAACGAACAGACACCGGCCGTAAGTGAAGTTGCTGAGAGCATGCCGCTTGAAGAGGCTATGTCGTTAGCCATGGCAGACAATGAACCGGCTGCACCTCTTGATATACCTCAGGATATGTATGTGCCTCCAATCTCAGCCCCAGCCCCGGATATGCAGATGGCAACATTTGGCGCCATACTGGAATCACCAGGGACCAGAACAATCGGCGGCACAAACAACAATATCTCGTTGCTGCTCGATGTCATGCTCGACGCATCTATCGAACTTGGCAAGACCACGATGACAATTGAAGAGATTTTGCGGCTTGGCAAGGGATCGGTTATAGAGCTCGACAAGCTTGCATCCGAGCCGGTTGAATTTTTGGTAAATGGGAAGGTCATCGCACGCGGCGAGGTTGTCGTTATCGACGACAACTTCGGTATTAGAATTACAGAAATTCTGAGTCCACGGGAACGACTCGAGAATTTATAG
- a CDS encoding LysE family translocator, whose translation MELLTIFTSALFVAFSGAMMPGPLLTVTISESVKKGQRAALFLMVGHSILELVLVIGFTLGLYTILKNPTIIRAIGVFGGGFLLWMGYGLVTDSYRGRVSLNLHDEGAQLRLGPLGPILQGITTSVSNPYWILWWATIGAAYVLASLKYGALGLGGFYVGHILGDFIWYGLIAYAIGTGARFLNDKIYRGILFVCGLFLIVIAVTFIINRPLF comes from the coding sequence TTGGAACTTCTGACCATATTTACATCCGCGTTATTCGTTGCTTTTTCAGGCGCTATGATGCCGGGCCCGCTTCTTACGGTAACCATCAGTGAATCAGTCAAGAAGGGGCAACGCGCGGCGCTATTTTTGATGGTCGGACACTCAATTCTCGAGCTAGTTCTGGTCATAGGTTTTACCCTGGGTCTCTACACGATCCTCAAGAATCCCACAATTATCAGGGCTATCGGTGTTTTTGGCGGCGGGTTTCTGTTATGGATGGGATATGGTTTGGTCACCGACAGCTATCGTGGCCGGGTATCTCTTAACCTGCATGATGAGGGTGCGCAGCTTCGACTGGGCCCGCTCGGGCCAATTTTGCAGGGAATTACCACCAGCGTATCAAACCCCTACTGGATTCTCTGGTGGGCAACCATCGGCGCAGCATATGTACTGGCATCGCTCAAGTATGGAGCGCTGGGTTTGGGTGGATTCTATGTCGGCCATATCCTCGGTGATTTTATATGGTACGGTCTCATCGCGTACGCTATCGGAACGGGGGCGCGGTTCCTAAACGACAAAATCTATCGCGGAATTCTATTCGTCTGCGGCCTTTTCCTCATAGTTATCGCGGTTACCTTTATCATTAACCGGCCGCTATTCTAA